The following are encoded in a window of Oreochromis aureus strain Israel breed Guangdong linkage group 10, ZZ_aureus, whole genome shotgun sequence genomic DNA:
- the jakmip2 gene encoding janus kinase and microtubule-interacting protein 2 isoform X3, which translates to MAKKGRTKGEKPEALISALQAANEDLRSKLTDIQIELHQEKCKVSKLERDKVQEVKRVREQEQHRHTAMLTEQRAKWHEEKQKELQALRENLTRQHEQELARHAKIKDQENQRLKAALNAMRDGSGEKVRTALTLEAKEDARRFFDQERVKLLQEIGELKAAKKQTDEALSNMIQADKMKAGDLRVEHQQHQEQISKIKWDCERDIRRLVDEIKGKNRTIFALEKELESTSGYLQKLQLQKDALDEQLFLVKEAECGLGSPKREIPGRAGDGAEHCGSPDMRRNQRRMAELNSTIRKLEDRNSLLGDERNELLKRVRESEKQCKPLLDKNKLLSKRNDDLTQTIQKLEEKLKSLMKENLEMKERINSHPPLKKLKSLNDLDQAHDDQEIAFLKLQVLEQQSMIDELTRDREKLLRKKRHKRSSRPIKRHIVVDTFFGYDEESMDSETSSVASFRMDRTPATPDEDLDDSLANEESELRFRQLTREYQALQRAYALLQEQKGGLLDAEIEAKAHEQLQAEVLRYKAKIEDLEKELTLKGQDSKWVEEKQLFLRRNQELLEKVEKLDSDCNRLQQELQDSKDQNELLEFRILELEERERRSPPFNHLRMHPFSEGVSALQIYCMKEGVKDVCIPDLIKLLDILGDNGNLRNEEQVAIIQASTVLSLAEKWIQQIEGTEAALHQKMMDLEIEMEMFCKQKGYLEEELDYRKQALDQAYMQIQELEATLYNALQQDKVIKYGEPLDELQRDELRTAVEKLRRQMLRKSREYDCQILQERMELLHQAHQRIRDLEDKTEIQRRQIKDLEEKFLFLFLFFSLAFILWP; encoded by the exons ATGGCTAAGAAAGGGCGTACGAAGGGCGAGAAGCCCGAAGCCCTTATTTCTGCCTTACAGGCAGCTAATGAAGATCTCAGGTCCAAGTTGACTGACATTCAGATAGAGCTGCACCAAGAAAAATGCAAG GTGAGCAAACTGGAGCGAGACAAGGTGCAAGAGGTGAAGCGGGTGCGAGAGCAGGAGCAGCACCGCCATACTGCCATGCTAACAGAGCAGCGGGCAAAGTGGCATGAGGAAAAGCAAAAGGAGCTCCAGGCTCTCAGGGAAAACCTGACACGGCAGCATGAGCAAGAACTGGCCCGCCATGCTAAAATCAAAGACCAGGAAAACCAGAGGCTGAAAGCAGCACTGAATGCCATGCGTGATGGCAGCGGAGAGAAG GTACGCACAGCACTGACTCTTGAAGCCAAGGAGGACGCACGTCGTTTCTTTGACCAGGAGAGAGTTAAACTCCTGCAGGAGATAGGAGAGCTGAAGGCTGCTAAAAAGCAGACTGACGAGGCTCTCAGCAACATGATCCAGGCTGACAAGATGAAGGCTGGGGACCTGCGGGTGGAGCACCAGCAGCACCAGGAGCAGATCTCTAAGATCAAATGGGACTGTGAGAGAGACATCCGCAGACTG GTGGACGAAATCAAAGGTAAGAACCGCACCATTTTCGCTCTGGAAAAAGAGCTGGAATCGACATCGGGTTACTTACAGAAGCTGCAGCTTCAGAAGGATGCCCTGGATGAACAGTTATTCCTTGTTAAGGAGGCTGAGTGTGGCCTGGGAAGCCCGAAAAGAGAAATTCCAGGCAGAGCTGGAGATGGTGCAGAGCACTGTGGCAGCCCA gacATGAGGAGAAACCAGAGGCGTATGGCTGAACTCAACTCGACTATACGCAAGCTGGAGGACCGCAACTCGCTGCTGGGGGATGAGAGGAATGAACTG CTGAAACGTGTTCGAGAGTCAGAGAAGCAGTGTAAGCCCCTGCTGGACAAGAACAAGCTGCTGAGTAAGAGGAATGACGATTTGACCCAGACGATCCAGAAGCTGGAGGAGAAGCTCAAGAGCCTGATGAAAGAAAACCTTGAGATG AAGGAGAGGATAAACTCTCATCCTCcactgaagaagctaaagtctCTCAATGACCTGGACCAAGCCCATGATGACCAGGAAATAGCCTTTCTCAAGCTTCAAGTCTTGGAGCAGCAAAGCATGATTGATGAACTGACAAGA GACCGAGAAAAACTCCTAAGAAAGAAAAGGCATAAAAGAAGTTCAAGGCCGATAAAG AGGCATATCGTGGTTGATACTTTCTTTGGGTATGATGAAGAGTCTATGGACTCAGAGACATCCTCAGTGGCTTCATTTCGAATGGACAGAACTCCTGCTACTCCTGATGAAGACCTGGATGAT AGTCTAGCCAACGAGGAATCAGAGCTACGTTTCCGTCAGCTCACTAGGGAATACCAGGCCTTACAGCGAGCTTACGCCCTGCTGCAGGAACAGAAAGGAGGCCTACTGGATGCTGAAATCGAAGCTAAG GCTCACGAACAGCTCCAAGCAGAGGTTCTCAGGTATAAAGCCAAGATAGAGGACTTGGAGAAGGAACTAACCCTGAAGGGACAG GACTCCAAATGGGTTGAAGAAAAGCAGCTTTTCCTAAGAAGGAATCAGGAGTTGTTAGAAAAG GTGGAAAAGTTGGACTCAGACTGTAATCGGCTGCAGCAGGAGCTTCAAGACTCCAAAGACCAAAATGAACTGTTAGAGTTTAGGATACTGGAGCTAGAG gaGCGTGAGAGGAGGTCTCCTCCATTCAACCATTTGAGGATGCATCCTTTCTCTGAGGGAGTCAGTGCACTGCAGATCTACTGTATGAAGGAAGGAGTTAAG GATGTATGCATACCAGATCTCATCAAACTGCTGGATATCCTCGGAGACAACGGG AACTTAAGGAACGAGGAGCAAGTGGCTATTATTCAGGCTAGCACTGTTTTGTCACTTGCGGAAAAG TGGATTCAACAGATTGAAGGGACAGAGGCAGCACTGCACCAGAAGATGATGGACCTGGAGATAGAGATG GAGATGTTTTGCAAACAGAAAGGATATCTGGAAGAGGAGCTGGACTACAGAAAACAGGCTTTGGATCAGGCATACATG CAAATTCAGGAGTTGGAAGCAACCTTATACAACGCCCTGCAGCAAGACAAG GTGATAAAGTACGGCGAGCCTCTGGATGAGCTTCAGAGGGACGAGCTGCGGACGGCGGTGGAGAAGCTGAGGAGGCAGATGCTGAGGAAGAGTCGAGAATACGACTGCCAGATCCTCCAGGAGAGGATGGAACTTCTGCACCAGGCCCATCAG AGAATTCGTGACCTTGAAGATAAGACAGAAATCCAGAGGAGGCAGATTAAAGACCTGGAGGAAAAG tttctgtttctgttcttgTTCTTTTCTCTTGCCTTTATCCTTTGGCCTTGA
- the jakmip2 gene encoding janus kinase and microtubule-interacting protein 2 isoform X1, with protein MAKKGRTKGEKPEALISALQAANEDLRSKLTDIQIELHQEKCKVSKLERDKVQEVKRVREQEQHRHTAMLTEQRAKWHEEKQKELQALRENLTRQHEQELARHAKIKDQENQRLKAALNAMRDGSGEKVRTALTLEAKEDARRFFDQERVKLLQEIGELKAAKKQTDEALSNMIQADKMKAGDLRVEHQQHQEQISKIKWDCERDIRRLVDEIKGKNRTIFALEKELESTSGYLQKLQLQKDALDEQLFLVKEAECGLGSPKREIPGRAGDGAEHCGSPDMRRNQRRMAELNSTIRKLEDRNSLLGDERNELLKRVRESEKQCKPLLDKNKLLSKRNDDLTQTIQKLEEKLKSLMKENLEMKERINSHPPLKKLKSLNDLDQAHDDQEIAFLKLQVLEQQSMIDELTRDREKLLRKKRHKRSSRPIKRHIVVDTFFGYDEESMDSETSSVASFRMDRTPATPDEDLDDSLANEESELRFRQLTREYQALQRAYALLQEQKGGLLDAEIEAKAHEQLQAEVLRYKAKIEDLEKELTLKGQDSKWVEEKQLFLRRNQELLEKVEKLDSDCNRLQQELQDSKDQNELLEFRILELEERERRSPPFNHLRMHPFSEGVSALQIYCMKEGVKDVCIPDLIKLLDILGDNGNLRNEEQVAIIQASTVLSLAEKWIQQIEGTEAALHQKMMDLEIEMEMFCKQKGYLEEELDYRKQALDQAYMQIQELEATLYNALQQDKVIKYGEPLDELQRDELRTAVEKLRRQMLRKSREYDCQILQERMELLHQAHQRIRDLEDKTEIQRRQIKDLEEKVVCQLGDLVCDCSVIYFLDKCETVCVAVAARVITSETAVGIAGCIVCWSDHTSDLLLLLLLLLLILFFNRVRLVLILLPRMIFLEPCWTLNISPSS; from the exons ATGGCTAAGAAAGGGCGTACGAAGGGCGAGAAGCCCGAAGCCCTTATTTCTGCCTTACAGGCAGCTAATGAAGATCTCAGGTCCAAGTTGACTGACATTCAGATAGAGCTGCACCAAGAAAAATGCAAG GTGAGCAAACTGGAGCGAGACAAGGTGCAAGAGGTGAAGCGGGTGCGAGAGCAGGAGCAGCACCGCCATACTGCCATGCTAACAGAGCAGCGGGCAAAGTGGCATGAGGAAAAGCAAAAGGAGCTCCAGGCTCTCAGGGAAAACCTGACACGGCAGCATGAGCAAGAACTGGCCCGCCATGCTAAAATCAAAGACCAGGAAAACCAGAGGCTGAAAGCAGCACTGAATGCCATGCGTGATGGCAGCGGAGAGAAG GTACGCACAGCACTGACTCTTGAAGCCAAGGAGGACGCACGTCGTTTCTTTGACCAGGAGAGAGTTAAACTCCTGCAGGAGATAGGAGAGCTGAAGGCTGCTAAAAAGCAGACTGACGAGGCTCTCAGCAACATGATCCAGGCTGACAAGATGAAGGCTGGGGACCTGCGGGTGGAGCACCAGCAGCACCAGGAGCAGATCTCTAAGATCAAATGGGACTGTGAGAGAGACATCCGCAGACTG GTGGACGAAATCAAAGGTAAGAACCGCACCATTTTCGCTCTGGAAAAAGAGCTGGAATCGACATCGGGTTACTTACAGAAGCTGCAGCTTCAGAAGGATGCCCTGGATGAACAGTTATTCCTTGTTAAGGAGGCTGAGTGTGGCCTGGGAAGCCCGAAAAGAGAAATTCCAGGCAGAGCTGGAGATGGTGCAGAGCACTGTGGCAGCCCA gacATGAGGAGAAACCAGAGGCGTATGGCTGAACTCAACTCGACTATACGCAAGCTGGAGGACCGCAACTCGCTGCTGGGGGATGAGAGGAATGAACTG CTGAAACGTGTTCGAGAGTCAGAGAAGCAGTGTAAGCCCCTGCTGGACAAGAACAAGCTGCTGAGTAAGAGGAATGACGATTTGACCCAGACGATCCAGAAGCTGGAGGAGAAGCTCAAGAGCCTGATGAAAGAAAACCTTGAGATG AAGGAGAGGATAAACTCTCATCCTCcactgaagaagctaaagtctCTCAATGACCTGGACCAAGCCCATGATGACCAGGAAATAGCCTTTCTCAAGCTTCAAGTCTTGGAGCAGCAAAGCATGATTGATGAACTGACAAGA GACCGAGAAAAACTCCTAAGAAAGAAAAGGCATAAAAGAAGTTCAAGGCCGATAAAG AGGCATATCGTGGTTGATACTTTCTTTGGGTATGATGAAGAGTCTATGGACTCAGAGACATCCTCAGTGGCTTCATTTCGAATGGACAGAACTCCTGCTACTCCTGATGAAGACCTGGATGAT AGTCTAGCCAACGAGGAATCAGAGCTACGTTTCCGTCAGCTCACTAGGGAATACCAGGCCTTACAGCGAGCTTACGCCCTGCTGCAGGAACAGAAAGGAGGCCTACTGGATGCTGAAATCGAAGCTAAG GCTCACGAACAGCTCCAAGCAGAGGTTCTCAGGTATAAAGCCAAGATAGAGGACTTGGAGAAGGAACTAACCCTGAAGGGACAG GACTCCAAATGGGTTGAAGAAAAGCAGCTTTTCCTAAGAAGGAATCAGGAGTTGTTAGAAAAG GTGGAAAAGTTGGACTCAGACTGTAATCGGCTGCAGCAGGAGCTTCAAGACTCCAAAGACCAAAATGAACTGTTAGAGTTTAGGATACTGGAGCTAGAG gaGCGTGAGAGGAGGTCTCCTCCATTCAACCATTTGAGGATGCATCCTTTCTCTGAGGGAGTCAGTGCACTGCAGATCTACTGTATGAAGGAAGGAGTTAAG GATGTATGCATACCAGATCTCATCAAACTGCTGGATATCCTCGGAGACAACGGG AACTTAAGGAACGAGGAGCAAGTGGCTATTATTCAGGCTAGCACTGTTTTGTCACTTGCGGAAAAG TGGATTCAACAGATTGAAGGGACAGAGGCAGCACTGCACCAGAAGATGATGGACCTGGAGATAGAGATG GAGATGTTTTGCAAACAGAAAGGATATCTGGAAGAGGAGCTGGACTACAGAAAACAGGCTTTGGATCAGGCATACATG CAAATTCAGGAGTTGGAAGCAACCTTATACAACGCCCTGCAGCAAGACAAG GTGATAAAGTACGGCGAGCCTCTGGATGAGCTTCAGAGGGACGAGCTGCGGACGGCGGTGGAGAAGCTGAGGAGGCAGATGCTGAGGAAGAGTCGAGAATACGACTGCCAGATCCTCCAGGAGAGGATGGAACTTCTGCACCAGGCCCATCAG AGAATTCGTGACCTTGAAGATAAGACAGAAATCCAGAGGAGGCAGATTAAAGACCTGGAGGAAAAG gtGGTATGTCAGCTTGGGGATCTTGTTTGTGACTGCagtgttatttattttctggACAAGTGTGAAACGGTGTGTGTAGCAGTGGCTGCTCGTGTCATAACATCAGAGACTGCTGTCGGTATAGCTGGATGTATTGTGTGCTGGTCGGATCACACttcagatttattattattattgttattattattattaatattgttttttaacCGGGTGAGGTTGGTTCTCATCCTGCTGCCCAGGATGATATTTTTAGAGCCGTGTTGGACATTAAATATCTCTCCAAGCAGCTGA
- the jakmip2 gene encoding janus kinase and microtubule-interacting protein 2 isoform X2, whose product MAKKGRTKGEKPEALISALQAANEDLRSKLTDIQIELHQEKCKVSKLERDKVQEVKRVREQEQHRHTAMLTEQRAKWHEEKQKELQALRENLTRQHEQELARHAKIKDQENQRLKAALNAMRDGSGEKVRTALTLEAKEDARRFFDQERVKLLQEIGELKAAKKQTDEALSNMIQADKMKAGDLRVEHQQHQEQISKIKWDCERDIRRLVDEIKGKNRTIFALEKELESTSGYLQKLQLQKDALDEQLFLVKEAECGLGSPKREIPGRAGDGAEHCGSPDMRRNQRRMAELNSTIRKLEDRNSLLGDERNELLKRVRESEKQCKPLLDKNKLLSKRNDDLTQTIQKLEEKLKSLMKENLEMKERINSHPPLKKLKSLNDLDQAHDDQEIAFLKLQVLEQQSMIDELTRDREKLLRKKRHKRSSRPIKSLANEESELRFRQLTREYQALQRAYALLQEQKGGLLDAEIEAKAHEQLQAEVLRYKAKIEDLEKELTLKGQDSKWVEEKQLFLRRNQELLEKVEKLDSDCNRLQQELQDSKDQNELLEFRILELEERERRSPPFNHLRMHPFSEGVSALQIYCMKEGVKDVCIPDLIKLLDILGDNGNLRNEEQVAIIQASTVLSLAEKWIQQIEGTEAALHQKMMDLEIEMEMFCKQKGYLEEELDYRKQALDQAYMQIQELEATLYNALQQDKVIKYGEPLDELQRDELRTAVEKLRRQMLRKSREYDCQILQERMELLHQAHQRIRDLEDKTEIQRRQIKDLEEKVVCQLGDLVCDCSVIYFLDKCETVCVAVAARVITSETAVGIAGCIVCWSDHTSDLLLLLLLLLLILFFNRVRLVLILLPRMIFLEPCWTLNISPSS is encoded by the exons ATGGCTAAGAAAGGGCGTACGAAGGGCGAGAAGCCCGAAGCCCTTATTTCTGCCTTACAGGCAGCTAATGAAGATCTCAGGTCCAAGTTGACTGACATTCAGATAGAGCTGCACCAAGAAAAATGCAAG GTGAGCAAACTGGAGCGAGACAAGGTGCAAGAGGTGAAGCGGGTGCGAGAGCAGGAGCAGCACCGCCATACTGCCATGCTAACAGAGCAGCGGGCAAAGTGGCATGAGGAAAAGCAAAAGGAGCTCCAGGCTCTCAGGGAAAACCTGACACGGCAGCATGAGCAAGAACTGGCCCGCCATGCTAAAATCAAAGACCAGGAAAACCAGAGGCTGAAAGCAGCACTGAATGCCATGCGTGATGGCAGCGGAGAGAAG GTACGCACAGCACTGACTCTTGAAGCCAAGGAGGACGCACGTCGTTTCTTTGACCAGGAGAGAGTTAAACTCCTGCAGGAGATAGGAGAGCTGAAGGCTGCTAAAAAGCAGACTGACGAGGCTCTCAGCAACATGATCCAGGCTGACAAGATGAAGGCTGGGGACCTGCGGGTGGAGCACCAGCAGCACCAGGAGCAGATCTCTAAGATCAAATGGGACTGTGAGAGAGACATCCGCAGACTG GTGGACGAAATCAAAGGTAAGAACCGCACCATTTTCGCTCTGGAAAAAGAGCTGGAATCGACATCGGGTTACTTACAGAAGCTGCAGCTTCAGAAGGATGCCCTGGATGAACAGTTATTCCTTGTTAAGGAGGCTGAGTGTGGCCTGGGAAGCCCGAAAAGAGAAATTCCAGGCAGAGCTGGAGATGGTGCAGAGCACTGTGGCAGCCCA gacATGAGGAGAAACCAGAGGCGTATGGCTGAACTCAACTCGACTATACGCAAGCTGGAGGACCGCAACTCGCTGCTGGGGGATGAGAGGAATGAACTG CTGAAACGTGTTCGAGAGTCAGAGAAGCAGTGTAAGCCCCTGCTGGACAAGAACAAGCTGCTGAGTAAGAGGAATGACGATTTGACCCAGACGATCCAGAAGCTGGAGGAGAAGCTCAAGAGCCTGATGAAAGAAAACCTTGAGATG AAGGAGAGGATAAACTCTCATCCTCcactgaagaagctaaagtctCTCAATGACCTGGACCAAGCCCATGATGACCAGGAAATAGCCTTTCTCAAGCTTCAAGTCTTGGAGCAGCAAAGCATGATTGATGAACTGACAAGA GACCGAGAAAAACTCCTAAGAAAGAAAAGGCATAAAAGAAGTTCAAGGCCGATAAAG AGTCTAGCCAACGAGGAATCAGAGCTACGTTTCCGTCAGCTCACTAGGGAATACCAGGCCTTACAGCGAGCTTACGCCCTGCTGCAGGAACAGAAAGGAGGCCTACTGGATGCTGAAATCGAAGCTAAG GCTCACGAACAGCTCCAAGCAGAGGTTCTCAGGTATAAAGCCAAGATAGAGGACTTGGAGAAGGAACTAACCCTGAAGGGACAG GACTCCAAATGGGTTGAAGAAAAGCAGCTTTTCCTAAGAAGGAATCAGGAGTTGTTAGAAAAG GTGGAAAAGTTGGACTCAGACTGTAATCGGCTGCAGCAGGAGCTTCAAGACTCCAAAGACCAAAATGAACTGTTAGAGTTTAGGATACTGGAGCTAGAG gaGCGTGAGAGGAGGTCTCCTCCATTCAACCATTTGAGGATGCATCCTTTCTCTGAGGGAGTCAGTGCACTGCAGATCTACTGTATGAAGGAAGGAGTTAAG GATGTATGCATACCAGATCTCATCAAACTGCTGGATATCCTCGGAGACAACGGG AACTTAAGGAACGAGGAGCAAGTGGCTATTATTCAGGCTAGCACTGTTTTGTCACTTGCGGAAAAG TGGATTCAACAGATTGAAGGGACAGAGGCAGCACTGCACCAGAAGATGATGGACCTGGAGATAGAGATG GAGATGTTTTGCAAACAGAAAGGATATCTGGAAGAGGAGCTGGACTACAGAAAACAGGCTTTGGATCAGGCATACATG CAAATTCAGGAGTTGGAAGCAACCTTATACAACGCCCTGCAGCAAGACAAG GTGATAAAGTACGGCGAGCCTCTGGATGAGCTTCAGAGGGACGAGCTGCGGACGGCGGTGGAGAAGCTGAGGAGGCAGATGCTGAGGAAGAGTCGAGAATACGACTGCCAGATCCTCCAGGAGAGGATGGAACTTCTGCACCAGGCCCATCAG AGAATTCGTGACCTTGAAGATAAGACAGAAATCCAGAGGAGGCAGATTAAAGACCTGGAGGAAAAG gtGGTATGTCAGCTTGGGGATCTTGTTTGTGACTGCagtgttatttattttctggACAAGTGTGAAACGGTGTGTGTAGCAGTGGCTGCTCGTGTCATAACATCAGAGACTGCTGTCGGTATAGCTGGATGTATTGTGTGCTGGTCGGATCACACttcagatttattattattattgttattattattattaatattgttttttaacCGGGTGAGGTTGGTTCTCATCCTGCTGCCCAGGATGATATTTTTAGAGCCGTGTTGGACATTAAATATCTCTCCAAGCAGCTGA